A single Phytohabitans houttuyneae DNA region contains:
- a CDS encoding OmpL47-type beta-barrel domain-containing protein, with protein sequence MKTFVSRVAAAGLLAGALVGLPAPAYAADPYTFTNTTNPILGDGSYYSADPAPLVVPAGAPGNPGDKDELYIYTGHDEAGPSTNDFIMNEWGAFRTTDVQAGQWTHHPSLMRPEQVFAWATAGRAYAGQVVRGVDGRYYWYVPINERESPASDKFAIGVAVSDSPTGPWTDHAGGPVISQRVPATNTIHNIDPTILVEGQRVFVWWGSFGNLRMLEFQADMKTPVGTQRTVTGLTGFFEAAWIFKRGATYYMAYAGNNAGPTSQCTPANYHACIAYATAAAPEGPWTYRGTILRPVSSTTSHPGILPFNGQWYIAYHTADAVGGGHFRRSVAIDKVEWDDTLTPPRIKLVTPTPAKGRDLTPRPNIAQEARATVSNEPVPTQYWIKALNDEIVRSNPLPPDMWGTWTGSNPPQQWAQYTWDQPMRVSGSQIEFWNDQPQGTGVGVAAPARWRIQYWNLDSGQWVDVPNASGYPTGTQGFQNTTFDPVTTTQVRATFDASTNGSTYSAVAVEEWKVLAAQPDAVTPPAMTVEVGERELPGTVAATFGGQTLQVPVFWDPVTEEQVAAPGTFTVRGTVLGYAAGRVSAEVRVISPGDTEGDVTAPVLTLTPSGSAGSAGWYRSAVRVRAAGVDDRGGRLRIESTVDGGQPVVATDVRYTDVTVTGDGQHAVTATATDRAGNVSVPASLAVRIDATAPASTAAVDGTTRAVTVTSTDATSGVARIEYAIDTGAWTAYTGPVAAPDANRHTVSFRATDTAGNSETARSATIPADLSGPLTGNIGPIGTPTASYTAGWNSVTALNDGADPASPSQAQIWGTWSGSRPESQWVQYDWSRPVRITGTELKFWRDSNQGTGDGVAEPDSWVLQYWDEAASAWRDVPGASPYGTSTTAFNTVTFTPVTTPRVRATIQANGNGTTNSAVAITEWRVFAADPGTQPVVVPVTVTVQARCVAGKAYVAVHARNDHDAPVKIIFETAYGDRTFASVAPGANAYQSFATRTASVAAGPVTVRATGTVDDRERLPGPIPTGFMGWEVTTVHTEEHAGVACA encoded by the coding sequence GTGAAGACCTTTGTGAGCCGCGTGGCGGCCGCCGGGCTCCTCGCCGGCGCGCTGGTCGGGCTCCCGGCACCGGCCTACGCCGCGGACCCGTACACGTTCACGAACACCACGAACCCGATCCTCGGCGACGGCAGCTACTACTCGGCCGACCCGGCGCCGCTGGTCGTGCCGGCCGGCGCGCCCGGCAACCCGGGCGACAAGGACGAGCTCTACATCTACACCGGCCACGACGAGGCCGGACCCTCCACAAACGACTTCATCATGAACGAGTGGGGCGCGTTCCGCACCACCGACGTCCAGGCTGGACAGTGGACGCACCATCCCTCGCTGATGCGCCCGGAGCAGGTCTTCGCCTGGGCCACGGCGGGACGCGCGTACGCCGGCCAGGTGGTCCGCGGCGTCGACGGGCGCTACTACTGGTACGTACCGATCAACGAGCGGGAGAGCCCGGCCTCGGACAAGTTCGCCATCGGGGTCGCCGTCTCGGACAGCCCGACCGGCCCGTGGACCGACCACGCCGGCGGACCGGTCATCTCCCAGCGGGTGCCGGCGACCAACACCATCCACAACATCGACCCGACGATCCTCGTCGAGGGGCAGCGGGTCTTCGTGTGGTGGGGCTCGTTCGGCAACCTGCGGATGCTGGAGTTCCAGGCCGACATGAAGACCCCGGTGGGCACCCAGCGCACCGTCACCGGGCTGACCGGCTTCTTCGAGGCGGCCTGGATCTTCAAGCGGGGCGCCACCTACTACATGGCGTACGCCGGCAACAACGCCGGACCGACCTCGCAGTGCACACCGGCGAACTACCACGCGTGCATCGCGTACGCGACGGCGGCGGCGCCCGAGGGACCGTGGACCTACCGGGGCACGATCCTGCGGCCGGTCTCCTCGACGACGAGCCACCCGGGCATCCTTCCGTTCAACGGCCAGTGGTACATCGCGTACCACACGGCCGACGCGGTGGGCGGGGGCCACTTCCGCCGTTCCGTGGCGATCGACAAGGTCGAGTGGGACGACACCCTGACGCCGCCGCGGATCAAGCTCGTCACGCCGACGCCGGCCAAGGGGCGCGACCTCACGCCGCGGCCGAACATCGCCCAGGAGGCCAGGGCCACCGTCTCCAACGAGCCGGTGCCCACGCAGTACTGGATCAAGGCGCTGAACGACGAGATCGTCCGGTCCAACCCGCTCCCGCCCGACATGTGGGGCACCTGGACCGGCAGCAACCCGCCGCAGCAGTGGGCGCAGTACACGTGGGACCAGCCGATGCGGGTCTCCGGTTCGCAGATCGAGTTCTGGAACGACCAGCCGCAGGGCACCGGCGTCGGCGTCGCGGCACCGGCCCGCTGGAGGATCCAGTACTGGAACCTCGACAGTGGACAGTGGGTCGACGTGCCCAACGCCAGCGGGTACCCGACGGGCACGCAGGGCTTCCAGAACACCACGTTCGACCCGGTGACCACGACGCAGGTGCGGGCGACATTCGACGCCTCCACCAACGGCAGCACGTACTCGGCGGTGGCGGTCGAGGAGTGGAAGGTCCTCGCGGCGCAGCCGGACGCGGTCACCCCGCCGGCCATGACGGTCGAGGTGGGGGAGCGGGAGCTGCCCGGCACCGTCGCCGCGACGTTCGGCGGGCAGACCCTGCAGGTGCCGGTCTTCTGGGACCCGGTGACCGAGGAGCAGGTCGCCGCACCCGGCACGTTCACGGTGCGGGGCACCGTGCTCGGGTACGCCGCGGGCCGCGTCTCGGCGGAGGTCCGGGTCATCTCGCCCGGCGACACCGAGGGCGACGTGACCGCGCCGGTGCTGACGCTCACGCCGAGCGGCAGCGCGGGCAGCGCCGGCTGGTACCGGTCCGCGGTGCGGGTGCGCGCCGCGGGCGTCGACGACCGCGGCGGCCGGCTGAGGATCGAGTCCACGGTGGACGGCGGTCAGCCGGTGGTGGCGACCGACGTGCGGTACACCGACGTCACCGTCACCGGCGACGGCCAGCACGCCGTCACCGCGACCGCGACCGACCGCGCGGGCAACGTCTCCGTGCCGGCGAGCCTCGCCGTGCGGATCGACGCCACCGCGCCGGCCAGCACGGCGGCCGTCGACGGCACCACCCGCGCGGTCACGGTGACCTCGACCGACGCGACCTCCGGGGTGGCGCGGATCGAGTACGCGATCGACACGGGCGCGTGGACCGCGTACACCGGCCCGGTCGCGGCGCCCGACGCCAACCGGCACACGGTGTCGTTCCGCGCGACCGACACCGCCGGTAACTCCGAGACCGCCAGGTCGGCGACCATCCCGGCGGACCTGTCCGGCCCGCTCACCGGCAACATCGGGCCGATCGGCACGCCGACGGCGTCGTACACGGCCGGCTGGAACAGCGTCACCGCGCTCAACGACGGTGCCGACCCGGCCAGCCCGAGCCAGGCGCAGATCTGGGGCACCTGGTCCGGCAGCCGCCCGGAGAGCCAGTGGGTCCAGTACGACTGGTCCCGCCCGGTGCGGATCACGGGTACGGAGCTGAAGTTCTGGCGCGACTCCAACCAGGGCACCGGTGACGGCGTCGCCGAGCCCGACTCCTGGGTGCTGCAGTACTGGGACGAGGCCGCCTCGGCGTGGCGTGACGTGCCGGGCGCGTCCCCGTACGGCACGAGCACGACCGCGTTCAACACCGTCACCTTCACGCCGGTCACCACGCCGCGCGTGCGGGCGACGATCCAGGCGAACGGCAACGGCACCACCAACTCGGCGGTCGCGATCACCGAATGGCGGGTCTTCGCCGCCGACCCGGGCACCCAGCCCGTGGTCGTGCCGGTCACGGTCACCGTCCAGGCGCGATGCGTCGCCGGCAAGGCGTACGTCGCCGTGCATGCTCGCAACGACCACGACGCGCCGGTGAAGATCATCTTCGAGACGGCGTACGGCGACCGCACGTTCGCGAGCGTCGCGCCGGGCGCCAACGCCTACCAGTCGTTCGCCACGCGCACCGCATCGGTCGCGGCCGGCCCGGTCACCGTCCGGGCCACCGGGACCGTGGACGACAGAGAACGCTTGCCTGGTCCCATTCCGACGGGCTTCATGGGATGGGAGGTGACGACTGTCCACACCGAAGAACACGCCGGCGTGGCCTGCGCCTGA
- a CDS encoding LLM class F420-dependent oxidoreductase, producing the protein MDVGIHFLNFTNPGGDAVIAPLLAQTAKAADEGGFALFTVMDHFFQMEQVWPAENPMLEGYSALAFVAAHTSRVELATLVTGVTYRHPGLLAKTVTTLDALSGGRAILGIGAAWYEREHLGLGVPYPPLAERFERLEEAIQICLQMWSDNDGAYQGRHYTLAETLNRPRPLRRPRPPILIGGNGEKKTLRLVARYADACNLTTAEVDEVRHKIEVLRRHCDREGRDIGDIRITVQNRVDPIEDRDGFLRRAEALAALGVRHLHMRAPQPDPVGFVARVVETVKEPLSQIEPAKL; encoded by the coding sequence GTGGACGTAGGCATCCATTTCCTGAACTTCACCAACCCCGGCGGCGACGCGGTCATCGCACCGCTGCTGGCGCAGACCGCCAAGGCGGCCGACGAGGGCGGGTTCGCGCTCTTCACGGTCATGGACCACTTCTTCCAGATGGAACAGGTGTGGCCGGCCGAAAACCCCATGCTCGAGGGGTACTCCGCGCTCGCCTTCGTCGCCGCGCACACCTCGCGCGTCGAGCTGGCCACGCTGGTGACCGGCGTGACGTACCGCCATCCGGGCCTGCTCGCCAAGACCGTGACCACCCTCGACGCGCTCTCCGGCGGCCGGGCGATCCTCGGCATCGGCGCCGCCTGGTACGAGCGCGAGCACCTCGGTCTCGGCGTGCCGTACCCGCCGCTGGCCGAGCGCTTCGAGCGGCTCGAGGAGGCGATCCAGATCTGCCTGCAGATGTGGAGCGACAACGACGGCGCGTACCAGGGGCGGCACTACACGCTCGCCGAGACCCTCAACCGTCCCCGGCCGCTGCGCCGCCCCCGCCCGCCGATCCTCATCGGCGGCAACGGCGAGAAGAAGACGCTGCGGCTGGTGGCGAGGTACGCGGACGCCTGCAACCTGACCACCGCCGAGGTCGACGAGGTCCGCCACAAGATTGAGGTGCTGCGCCGCCACTGCGACCGCGAAGGCCGCGACATCGGCGACATCCGCATCACCGTGCAGAACCGCGTCGACCCGATCGAGGACCGCGACGGCTTCCTGCGCCGGGCCGAGGCCCTGGCCGCGCTCGGCGTGCGCCACCTGCACATGCGCGCACCCCAGCCCGACCCGGTCGGCTTCGTGGCCCGCGTGGTGGAGACGGTGAAGGAGCCGCTGTCGCAGATCGAGCCGGCCAAGCTCTGA
- a CDS encoding NIPSNAP family protein, which produces MITCVVEYVIDPAKTADFERFARRWMELVDRHGGTHHGYFLPSEGASDKALALFSFPSLAAYEVYRTRFGVDPDFVAADRIREDSGCVLRYERTFMRPLLPER; this is translated from the coding sequence GTGATCACCTGCGTCGTGGAGTACGTCATCGACCCGGCGAAGACGGCCGACTTCGAGCGGTTCGCCCGGCGGTGGATGGAGCTTGTCGACCGGCACGGCGGGACCCACCACGGGTACTTCCTGCCGTCCGAAGGGGCCAGCGACAAGGCGCTGGCCCTGTTCAGCTTCCCCAGCCTCGCGGCCTACGAGGTGTACCGGACGCGGTTCGGCGTGGACCCGGACTTCGTCGCCGCGGACCGGATCCGGGAGGACAGCGGCTGCGTGCTGCGCTACGAGCGCACGTTCATGCGGCCGCTGCTGCCGGAGCGCTGA
- a CDS encoding TolB family protein translates to MKRPLALCLVTLAVLAALPAAPASAAFPGRNGLIAFERFDAVNPLGEIRSMTRTGAADTNLTASPLVEDRDPAWSPDGSRIAFRRANAGPDQLWIMKANGAGLAVVPGSGTAGRPDWSPDGKWLVYECWVPLTTETDICVRTDAGGGFAALTATAGISERRPVWSPDGTRIVFSRELPAGAGSFLVSLDLKSLVLTAITPQVAGTYDGWPDWSPDSGQLAFSRFVVGSGSGGAIHRVDATGAGLTLVTAPMPGTDAHHTMPAWSPDGKRIAYVHLDDDEAWGHIYIIKPDGTLNTQITFGAATDESPDWQRT, encoded by the coding sequence ATGAAACGACCGCTCGCGCTCTGCCTCGTCACGCTGGCCGTCCTGGCCGCGCTTCCGGCCGCCCCGGCATCGGCGGCGTTTCCAGGCCGCAACGGCCTGATCGCCTTCGAGCGCTTCGACGCCGTCAACCCGCTCGGCGAGATCCGCTCCATGACCCGCACGGGCGCCGCCGACACCAACCTGACCGCCTCGCCGCTGGTCGAGGACCGCGACCCGGCCTGGTCGCCGGACGGCAGCCGGATCGCGTTCCGCCGCGCCAACGCCGGCCCGGACCAGCTCTGGATCATGAAGGCGAACGGCGCCGGCCTCGCGGTGGTGCCCGGCAGCGGGACCGCGGGCCGGCCCGACTGGTCGCCGGACGGCAAGTGGCTGGTCTACGAATGCTGGGTGCCGCTGACCACCGAGACCGACATCTGCGTACGCACCGACGCCGGCGGCGGCTTCGCGGCCCTCACGGCGACGGCGGGCATCAGCGAGCGCCGGCCCGTGTGGTCGCCGGACGGCACCCGCATCGTCTTCAGCCGCGAGCTCCCGGCCGGTGCCGGCAGCTTCCTCGTCTCGCTGGACCTCAAGTCCCTGGTTCTGACCGCGATCACCCCGCAGGTCGCCGGCACGTACGACGGGTGGCCGGACTGGTCGCCGGACAGCGGCCAGCTCGCCTTCAGCCGCTTCGTGGTCGGCAGCGGCAGCGGCGGCGCCATTCACCGCGTGGACGCCACGGGCGCCGGCCTGACGCTGGTGACAGCGCCGATGCCCGGCACCGACGCCCACCACACGATGCCGGCCTGGTCACCGGACGGCAAGCGGATCGCTTACGTCCACCTCGACGACGACGAGGCGTGGGGCCACATCTACATCATCAAGCCCGACGGCACGCTCAACACCCAGATCACCTTCGGCGCGGCCACCGACGAGTCCCCCGACTGGCAACGAACCTGA
- a CDS encoding S8 family peptidase, with translation MRRRAYVAGVLSAVLAAAGAVVAVAPAGHAGSTSYGRSGPGGAWVTLVTGDRVLVPAAGGRADVRVEPAPRARAAQFQQFTRRGDRYVLPSDAAAAVRAGTLDWQLFNVTGLVRQGFDDARVASLPLLVEYTDGAAARRAAPDGVAVRRSLPGVRMAALDAGKAGVGGVWRDLSGGGVRRVWLNARAAATLDESVARIGAPAAWQRGLTGKGVRVAVLDTGVDTDHPDLAGKVAVSRDFSGKGSVEDGNGHGTHVASTVAGSGAASGGRYRGVAPDATLAVGKVLDDDGNGSFDAIIAGMQWAAAEAGADVVNMSLGGYGSDGTDPLSVAVGALTRAHGTLFVAAAGNDGADEWVSTPAVATEALAVGSVSKADVRSDFSNRGPRPGDGAVKPDLAAPGEGIVAAAPAGVPPLGEPVGEAYQRVDGTSMAAPHVAGSAALLAQLHPQWTPAELKDGLMSTAVEVAGAGPYAVGTGRVDAGRATGQAVTATGSLSTYLRWPNQGAARTQAITWRNTGASPVTLALSGALTRRDGEPAPEGMLALSAHSVTVPAGGTATVDVTMSAVDGAPGTYGGVIEATGAAVATRTAVSVSQEDRMFDLTVALLDRDGRAPREGDYPSVTIYNLDDSDFFYWGLSGTVRLPAGRYAVHTTIETPRAGQEPEYSFISHPELHLDRDVAQTFDARLGQPVSVTVDNPAARGGDHYVQVMSRIADCACTFGIQSGLDPRFHPAYAATVPGTSSTTFAFGQSRRATAPELELFADDGQSFEVATGWLSGSPTPRESATLPVVFGGQGTPEDLAKVDAKGKLVLFELSGDTSYEEVYRRTGYIRDAGARMAMVNVLEETAPAALARRADEEPAPALPTLRGFGPTAARLAALAKAGGATVRYASRPMPEHRYELAYGVLGQVTGAQVHRPRTRDLAAVRTAYHDNVADSVRYVAARVDFFGTSLGGGWSMPVRAPQERVEYFSPGTWHLDAHGYWGPRDSLDDTLELAAGRTYRLAWNKAVAGPTFAGATATREDGARPWAWRDGGAIDVVLPLYGDGAGRPRVPFGEDGTDTGSISLYRDGTLVSTAPVPDRARFEVPAGPARYRLVAHTERSVDWWPQWTSVTAAWTFRSSAAGEGEKLPLLAARFAPAVDLRNRAPGGRSFTIPVYVERQDTERVSVRRLTVDVSYDDGRTWHEATVRRSGPRWTATVHHPAGGHAALRASVTDADGNTVVQTVLRAYAIGS, from the coding sequence ATGAGAAGACGTGCGTACGTCGCGGGCGTGCTGAGCGCGGTGCTGGCGGCCGCCGGTGCGGTGGTGGCCGTGGCGCCGGCCGGCCATGCCGGGTCCACATCGTACGGTCGGAGCGGGCCGGGCGGGGCGTGGGTCACGCTGGTCACCGGCGACCGGGTGCTGGTGCCGGCTGCCGGTGGCCGGGCGGACGTGCGGGTGGAGCCGGCGCCGCGGGCGCGGGCGGCGCAGTTTCAGCAGTTCACGCGGCGCGGCGACCGGTATGTGCTGCCTTCCGACGCGGCCGCGGCGGTGCGGGCGGGCACGCTTGACTGGCAGCTGTTCAACGTGACCGGGTTGGTGCGTCAGGGTTTTGACGACGCGCGGGTGGCCAGCCTGCCGCTGCTCGTCGAGTACACGGACGGGGCCGCGGCGCGGCGGGCGGCGCCGGACGGGGTGGCGGTGCGCCGCAGCCTGCCCGGCGTGCGGATGGCGGCGCTGGACGCGGGCAAGGCCGGCGTGGGCGGCGTGTGGCGAGATCTGTCTGGGGGCGGCGTGCGGCGGGTGTGGCTGAACGCGAGGGCGGCGGCCACATTGGACGAGAGCGTCGCGCGGATCGGGGCGCCGGCCGCCTGGCAGCGCGGGCTGACCGGCAAGGGTGTGCGGGTCGCGGTGCTGGACACCGGCGTCGACACCGATCACCCGGACCTGGCGGGGAAGGTGGCCGTCTCCCGCGACTTCTCCGGCAAGGGCAGTGTCGAGGACGGCAACGGGCACGGCACCCACGTCGCGTCGACCGTCGCGGGGTCGGGTGCCGCGTCCGGCGGGCGGTACAGGGGCGTGGCGCCGGACGCGACGCTCGCGGTGGGCAAGGTGCTCGACGACGACGGCAACGGGTCGTTCGACGCGATCATCGCGGGCATGCAGTGGGCGGCCGCCGAAGCCGGCGCCGACGTGGTCAACATGAGCCTGGGCGGGTACGGCAGTGACGGCACCGACCCCCTCTCGGTGGCGGTCGGCGCGCTCACCCGCGCGCACGGCACGCTCTTCGTGGCCGCGGCGGGCAACGACGGCGCGGACGAGTGGGTCTCCACGCCCGCGGTCGCCACGGAGGCCCTCGCCGTCGGCAGCGTGAGCAAGGCCGACGTGCGGAGCGACTTCTCCAACCGCGGCCCGCGCCCCGGCGACGGCGCGGTCAAGCCGGACCTGGCGGCGCCGGGCGAGGGGATCGTCGCGGCCGCGCCGGCGGGCGTGCCGCCGCTGGGGGAGCCGGTGGGCGAGGCGTACCAGCGGGTGGACGGCACCTCGATGGCCGCGCCGCACGTCGCCGGCTCGGCCGCCCTGCTGGCCCAGCTCCATCCCCAGTGGACACCGGCCGAGCTGAAGGACGGGCTGATGAGCACCGCCGTCGAGGTGGCGGGCGCCGGCCCGTACGCGGTCGGCACCGGGCGGGTGGACGCCGGCCGGGCGACCGGGCAGGCGGTCACCGCGACCGGCAGCCTCTCCACCTACCTGCGGTGGCCCAACCAGGGCGCGGCCCGCACGCAGGCCATCACCTGGCGCAACACCGGCGCGAGCCCGGTCACGCTGGCGCTGTCCGGCGCGCTCACCCGCCGCGACGGCGAGCCGGCGCCGGAAGGGATGCTCGCGCTGTCGGCGCACAGCGTGACGGTGCCGGCCGGCGGTACCGCCACAGTGGACGTGACGATGTCCGCTGTGGACGGTGCGCCGGGCACGTACGGCGGGGTCATCGAGGCCACCGGCGCGGCGGTCGCCACCCGCACCGCCGTCTCGGTGTCGCAGGAGGACCGCATGTTCGACCTCACGGTCGCGCTCCTGGACCGCGACGGGCGGGCGCCGCGGGAAGGCGACTACCCCAGCGTCACCATCTACAACCTCGACGACAGCGACTTCTTCTACTGGGGGCTGTCCGGGACGGTGCGCCTGCCCGCCGGGCGGTACGCGGTGCACACGACGATCGAGACGCCGCGGGCGGGGCAGGAGCCGGAGTACAGCTTCATCAGCCACCCCGAGCTGCACCTCGACCGGGACGTCGCGCAGACCTTCGACGCCCGGCTCGGCCAGCCGGTGTCGGTCACCGTGGACAACCCGGCCGCGCGCGGCGGCGACCACTACGTGCAGGTCATGAGCCGGATCGCCGACTGCGCCTGCACGTTCGGCATCCAGAGCGGGCTGGACCCGCGCTTCCACCCGGCGTACGCCGCGACGGTGCCGGGCACCAGCTCCACGACGTTCGCCTTTGGACAGTCCCGGCGGGCGACGGCACCGGAGCTGGAGCTGTTCGCCGACGACGGCCAGTCCTTCGAGGTCGCCACCGGGTGGCTGAGCGGGTCACCCACCCCGCGGGAGTCGGCCACCCTGCCGGTCGTCTTCGGCGGACAGGGCACACCCGAGGACCTGGCGAAAGTCGACGCGAAGGGCAAGCTGGTGCTGTTCGAACTCTCCGGCGACACCTCGTACGAGGAGGTGTACCGGCGCACCGGGTACATCCGGGACGCCGGTGCGCGGATGGCCATGGTCAACGTGCTGGAGGAGACCGCCCCGGCCGCCCTCGCCCGGCGCGCGGACGAGGAGCCGGCGCCGGCACTGCCCACGCTGCGCGGCTTCGGCCCGACCGCCGCACGGCTCGCCGCGCTGGCCAAGGCCGGCGGCGCCACGGTGCGGTACGCCAGCCGCCCGATGCCCGAGCACCGCTACGAGCTGGCCTACGGGGTGCTGGGACAGGTGACCGGCGCGCAGGTGCACCGCCCGCGCACGCGGGACCTGGCCGCGGTGCGGACGGCGTACCACGACAACGTCGCCGACTCGGTGCGCTACGTGGCGGCGAGGGTCGACTTCTTCGGCACGAGCCTCGGCGGCGGCTGGTCGATGCCGGTGCGGGCGCCGCAGGAGCGGGTCGAGTACTTCAGCCCCGGCACCTGGCACCTCGACGCGCACGGCTACTGGGGCCCGCGCGACTCGCTGGACGACACGCTGGAGCTGGCGGCCGGCCGTACGTACCGCCTCGCCTGGAACAAGGCGGTGGCCGGACCCACGTTCGCCGGCGCCACGGCGACCCGGGAGGACGGGGCGCGGCCGTGGGCGTGGCGTGACGGCGGCGCGATCGACGTGGTCCTGCCGCTGTACGGCGACGGCGCCGGGCGGCCACGCGTGCCGTTCGGCGAGGACGGCACCGACACCGGGTCGATCAGCCTCTACCGCGACGGCACGCTCGTGTCGACCGCGCCGGTGCCGGACCGGGCGAGGTTCGAGGTGCCCGCGGGGCCGGCCAGGTACCGGCTCGTGGCGCACACCGAACGGTCGGTTGACTGGTGGCCGCAGTGGACGAGCGTGACGGCGGCGTGGACGTTCCGCTCCTCGGCGGCCGGTGAGGGCGAGAAGCTGCCGCTGCTGGCCGCCCGCTTCGCCCCCGCGGTCGACCTGCGCAACCGCGCGCCCGGCGGCCGGTCGTTCACGATCCCGGTGTACGTCGAGCGGCAGGACACGGAGCGGGTTTCGGTGCGGCGGCTCACCGTGGACGTGTCCTACGACGACGGGCGCACCTGGCACGAGGCGACGGTGCGGCGCTCCGGTCCACGGTGGACGGCCACGGTGCACCACCCGGCGGGCGGGCACGCCGCGCTCCGGGCGTCGGTCACCGACGCGGACGGCAACACCGTCGTGCAGACCGTGCTGCGGGCGTACGCGATCGGGTCGTAG
- a CDS encoding DUF3068 domain-containing protein produces MRSRVTHAVLLGLGALALVFAAGLAFVVGPRVNQLPYDLERTQTVAEAPNATFMQITNGQVAVNTGTLRSTITVSPDRAQTADLEGDLDGKAVVWVVGQEVVRTDTNDLVSAYSTALALDRKTGAALPWDKQWLDTGSDRQEVDYSGQIYKFPFGTEKKTYQIFDRDILATQPAVFVKTEEIEGLSTYQFTQEIRGGRQEVPADRLQILLGQLIPGATSGQIVYNNTRTVWVEPTTGQYIKVQEKQEKNLVADSGQSVRILDATFTYTDDTVASSADRASSNRQLLQIVTLWAPIGLAVLGLILIAIAIVLASRRGGRHSSPAAVASASSGPKPVKTSS; encoded by the coding sequence ATGAGGTCCCGCGTGACCCATGCCGTGCTACTCGGCCTTGGTGCCCTCGCGCTAGTTTTCGCCGCGGGATTGGCCTTCGTCGTCGGGCCCCGGGTAAACCAGCTTCCTTACGATCTGGAGCGCACACAGACGGTCGCGGAGGCACCCAACGCGACCTTCATGCAGATAACGAACGGCCAGGTGGCGGTCAACACGGGCACGCTGCGCTCGACCATCACCGTCTCGCCCGACCGGGCGCAGACCGCCGACCTCGAGGGCGACCTCGACGGCAAGGCGGTCGTGTGGGTGGTCGGCCAGGAGGTCGTCCGCACCGACACCAACGATCTGGTCAGCGCGTACAGCACGGCGCTGGCGCTGGACCGCAAGACCGGCGCGGCCCTTCCGTGGGACAAGCAGTGGCTGGACACGGGCAGCGACCGCCAGGAGGTCGACTACTCGGGCCAGATCTACAAGTTCCCGTTCGGCACGGAGAAGAAGACCTACCAGATCTTCGACCGTGACATCCTCGCCACCCAGCCGGCCGTCTTCGTCAAGACCGAGGAGATCGAGGGCCTTTCGACCTACCAGTTCACCCAGGAGATCCGCGGTGGACGCCAGGAGGTGCCGGCCGACCGGCTGCAGATCCTGCTGGGCCAGCTGATTCCCGGCGCCACGTCCGGCCAGATCGTCTACAACAACACCCGCACGGTGTGGGTGGAGCCGACGACCGGGCAGTACATCAAGGTCCAGGAAAAGCAGGAGAAGAACCTCGTCGCCGACAGCGGCCAGTCCGTGCGGATCCTGGACGCGACGTTCACGTACACCGACGACACCGTCGCCAGCAGCGCCGACCGCGCCTCGTCCAACCGGCAGCTGCTGCAGATCGTCACGCTGTGGGCCCCGATCGGCCTCGCGGTGCTCGGCCTGATCCTCATCGCGATCGCGATCGTGCTGGCCAGCCGCCGCGGTGGCCGGCACTCGAGCCCGGCCGCGGTCGCCTCGGCCAGCTCGGGACCCAAGCCGGTCAAGACCTCGTCGTAG